From the Ignavibacteria bacterium genome, the window ATTGTGATGCTTTTGTTGATATTCTTTCTGCTCACATCTCAATTCGTCGTAACTACTGGAGTTCAGGTTAAACTACCGAAATCAGAAACTGCAGAATCTTTGACCGAAACTCAGTTCAATGTCACGATAACAAAAACGAACGACATTTATTTTGGAAGTGAAAAGATAAGTCTCGGCATACTCGGCGAGAAAATTATGAGAGCAAA encodes:
- a CDS encoding biopolymer transporter ExbD codes for the protein MKFETDNKLLTAFNFSSLTDIVMLLLIFFLLTSQFVVTTGVQVKLPKSETAESLTETQFNVTITKTNDIYFGSEKISLGILGEKIMRAKSAEKENNLIIRTDKEVPIDVIIKVIDISKGVGVTKFTIATEKEML